From a single Collimonas pratensis genomic region:
- a CDS encoding alpha/beta hydrolase: MQLGKLLGISWIALALACPLAQAAAPVRPYQLEGTEVQTIPSKILHRDYEIFVSLPPSYATSTKRYPVLFITDADYAFPLIRSVNRRVSDHGKKLEEFILVGLSYAKGDDPVHSRNRDYTPTDTTGNSSERPTGQAEPYRQFIEKEVFPFVAANYRADMSRKVFSGHSYGSLLGLHMLLTEPQMFNQYILGSPSLWYDKRVMFDMERSYAASHKDMPAQLFMLIGSFETVKPQSRNPRYNKESDMVKEMKDFEAKLKSRHYPNLSVHSEVIQDEDHLTVFPALITRGLFWSFASK, encoded by the coding sequence GTGCAACTTGGTAAACTTCTTGGCATTTCCTGGATCGCGTTGGCGCTGGCCTGTCCGCTGGCGCAGGCGGCCGCTCCGGTGCGTCCCTATCAACTGGAGGGCACGGAAGTGCAGACCATTCCTTCCAAAATCCTGCATCGTGACTATGAAATTTTTGTCAGCCTGCCGCCGTCTTATGCGACCTCGACCAAGCGCTATCCGGTGCTGTTCATCACCGACGCCGATTATGCTTTTCCATTGATACGCAGCGTCAACCGGCGCGTCAGCGACCATGGCAAGAAGCTGGAGGAATTCATCCTGGTCGGCTTGTCGTATGCCAAGGGCGACGACCCGGTCCACAGCCGCAACCGCGACTACACGCCGACCGACACCACCGGCAACAGCAGCGAACGGCCGACCGGGCAGGCGGAGCCGTACCGGCAGTTCATCGAAAAGGAAGTCTTTCCATTCGTTGCTGCGAACTATCGCGCGGACATGAGCCGCAAGGTGTTTTCCGGCCATTCCTATGGCTCGCTGCTGGGTTTGCACATGCTGCTGACCGAACCGCAGATGTTCAACCAGTACATCCTCGGCAGCCCGTCCCTCTGGTACGACAAGCGCGTCATGTTCGACATGGAGCGCAGCTATGCCGCCTCGCACAAGGATATGCCGGCCCAGCTCTTCATGCTGATCGGATCGTTCGAAACGGTCAAGCCGCAAAGCCGCAATCCGCGTTATAACAAGGAAAGCGATATGGTCAAGGAGATGAAGGATTTCGAAGCGAAGCTGAAATCGCGCCATTATCCTAACTTGTCGGTGCATTCCGAAGTCATCCAGGACGAAGACCATCTGACGGTGTTTCCAGCGCTGATCACGCGCGGCCTGTTCTGGTCGTTTGCCAGTAAATGA
- a CDS encoding GNAT family N-acetyltransferase, with protein MQQRDLGRADLALLDQIDRRELIEQLYLLDGGKLTLYEERFDMDGWPPGEAQQNAEVLAACFARGGWFHGVFDGEMLVALVVLDSVLLQVERPALQLKFLHVSRDYRGRGIAGRLFRLACARAPSMGAQEIHISATPSRNTVDFYLHLGCTLLDSPDPELLRIEPEDIHLCHRLG; from the coding sequence GTGCAGCAACGCGATTTGGGCAGGGCCGACCTGGCCTTGCTGGACCAGATAGACCGCAGGGAGCTCATCGAGCAGCTGTATCTCCTGGATGGCGGCAAACTGACGCTGTATGAAGAGCGCTTCGACATGGACGGCTGGCCGCCGGGCGAGGCGCAGCAGAATGCTGAGGTGCTGGCCGCATGCTTCGCACGTGGCGGCTGGTTCCATGGCGTTTTCGACGGCGAGATGCTGGTGGCGCTGGTGGTGCTCGACAGCGTCCTGCTGCAAGTGGAACGGCCGGCCTTGCAGCTGAAATTTCTGCATGTCAGCCGCGATTACCGCGGGCGCGGCATCGCCGGCCGCCTGTTCCGCCTGGCCTGCGCCCGGGCGCCGTCAATGGGCGCGCAGGAAATTCATATCTCTGCCACGCCTTCGCGCAACACGGTGGATTTTTATCTACACCTGGGCTGCACCTTGCTGGATAGTCCCGATCCCGAGCTGCTTCGCATCGAGCCTGAAGATATCCATCTGTGCCACCGCCTGGGCTGA
- a CDS encoding GNAT family N-acetyltransferase yields MTTLETKRLKLIPLSDEHLAGLTAINSDPEVMAYIGNGTLMSEAESQAMINRVKPRWASHGFSWWGVFRKDDNLMIGAATLQPLAAQTGAVPEIGWRLRRDCWGKGYATEAAERIVLFAKELGIPEVVAVANPGNIASIAVMKRLGMRYRGIETHYNAPCAVYQASLSID; encoded by the coding sequence ATGACTACTCTCGAAACGAAGCGGTTAAAACTAATCCCACTTTCTGACGAACACCTCGCTGGTTTAACCGCGATTAATAGTGACCCAGAGGTCATGGCATACATCGGCAACGGCACCCTAATGTCTGAAGCTGAAAGCCAAGCGATGATCAATCGCGTAAAACCGAGATGGGCCTCGCACGGTTTCTCATGGTGGGGCGTGTTCCGTAAGGACGACAATCTGATGATTGGTGCGGCGACATTGCAACCATTAGCTGCTCAGACAGGCGCCGTCCCGGAAATCGGTTGGCGCTTAAGGCGAGACTGCTGGGGAAAGGGCTATGCGACTGAAGCTGCTGAACGTATCGTCTTGTTCGCAAAAGAACTGGGCATTCCGGAAGTGGTGGCTGTGGCAAATCCTGGCAATATTGCCTCCATTGCAGTGATGAAGCGGCTTGGCATGCGGTATCGCGGCATCGAAACCCACTACAACGCTCCATGCGCAGTCTACCAGGCAAGCCTGAGTATCGATTGA
- a CDS encoding DUF1439 domain-containing protein — MKRRTLVKSLLTLGALGAAGGAWAGYNIWSNEYTFTQQQLQSALERKFPLRLRYAEVFNVDLKTPQLSLNAPQNRVITLVHVSVLSPLLLAAPLNGNITLSSRLKYDKATRAIRLDSPSVDTIDFNSVPTQYREQLKQIGAMVAEQVLKDYPIYTFTADELRLNGQTFEPGEITVQADGIAVQINES, encoded by the coding sequence ATGAAACGTCGCACACTAGTCAAATCGCTGCTGACCCTGGGCGCGCTCGGCGCTGCCGGCGGCGCCTGGGCCGGCTACAACATCTGGTCGAATGAATATACGTTTACCCAGCAACAGCTGCAGAGCGCGCTTGAGCGCAAGTTTCCCTTGCGGCTGCGTTATGCGGAAGTTTTCAACGTCGATCTGAAAACCCCGCAGCTGAGCCTCAATGCACCGCAGAACCGCGTCATCACCCTGGTGCATGTCAGCGTGCTCAGCCCCTTGCTGCTGGCGGCGCCGCTGAACGGCAATATTACCCTCAGCAGCCGCCTGAAGTACGACAAGGCGACGCGCGCCATCCGTCTGGACAGCCCTTCGGTCGACACCATCGATTTCAACAGTGTGCCGACGCAGTACAGGGAGCAGCTGAAGCAGATCGGCGCCATGGTCGCCGAGCAGGTGCTGAAGGATTACCCAATCTACACCTTTACTGCCGATGAACTGCGGCTGAACGGGCAGACCTTCGAGCCCGGCGAAATCACAGTCCAGGCCGACGGCATCGCGGTGCAGATCAACGAATCGTGA
- a CDS encoding DMT family transporter, translating into MFVSATGMKYAPASHVASVMIGSMPFFVAMIAVFTTRERLRASQYIGFALLLTGLLIFVAFDSSADTQGEWRGHALFLFAALMWAIYTITMRKQRISALHAAGVINGWSLLVVLGVYMSVAHPNLSTVQWRDVGFQAVAQSLSAVVGLYAFGESVRRLGAARASILGALTPAVATGLAFLILNERPRH; encoded by the coding sequence TTGTTCGTCAGCGCCACCGGCATGAAATACGCGCCGGCATCGCATGTCGCCTCGGTGATGATCGGCTCAATGCCGTTCTTCGTGGCCATGATCGCTGTGTTCACAACACGCGAACGATTGCGCGCGTCGCAGTATATCGGCTTCGCCCTGCTTCTGACCGGCCTGTTGATTTTCGTCGCATTCGATTCGTCTGCGGATACTCAGGGCGAATGGCGCGGGCACGCGCTATTTCTGTTCGCGGCACTGATGTGGGCAATCTACACGATCACTATGCGCAAGCAAAGAATCAGTGCGTTGCATGCGGCGGGCGTGATAAATGGATGGTCGTTGCTGGTGGTGCTAGGCGTCTACATGAGCGTGGCCCACCCGAATCTTTCGACCGTACAATGGCGTGATGTTGGATTTCAGGCTGTCGCGCAGAGTTTGTCGGCGGTCGTCGGCCTTTATGCGTTTGGTGAGTCAGTACGTCGGTTGGGCGCAGCGCGCGCGTCCATATTAGGTGCACTGACACCTGCGGTGGCAACAGGACTTGCGTTTCTTATCTTGAACGAGCGCCCTCGACACTAA
- a CDS encoding CGNR zinc finger domain-containing protein, producing the protein MILAGVKESRVRADAGVGGHLVLNFVNTCGGAGKDRDVERLVDLCDAIDWATANGVLNPTDSRLIEKAQLRAGHHPSDILKGLTELREAVHAVFSAIADGVLPSETARVRLESYIVEAMSHSTLCIEGRASVRWTVCPEKAGNALIKDRLAIAASELLSQPILSNVRECGACSWLFLDLSRSRSRRWCSMATCGNRAKAQRHYYTMRATY; encoded by the coding sequence GTGATATTGGCCGGTGTAAAAGAATCACGTGTGCGAGCAGACGCGGGCGTAGGCGGGCACCTTGTCCTTAACTTTGTGAACACGTGCGGCGGCGCTGGTAAGGACCGTGACGTCGAGAGATTGGTCGACTTGTGTGACGCTATCGACTGGGCTACGGCAAACGGTGTCCTTAATCCAACTGATAGTCGCCTGATCGAGAAGGCGCAGTTGCGCGCGGGGCACCACCCATCCGATATCCTGAAAGGTCTGACGGAACTGCGAGAAGCCGTGCACGCAGTGTTCTCTGCGATCGCCGACGGCGTTCTGCCTTCGGAGACTGCTCGGGTGCGGCTGGAAAGTTATATCGTCGAGGCAATGAGCCATTCGACGCTGTGCATTGAAGGACGGGCATCGGTGCGCTGGACGGTATGCCCTGAGAAGGCCGGCAACGCGCTAATAAAGGACCGGCTTGCTATCGCTGCGAGCGAACTGCTTTCGCAACCGATCCTTTCGAATGTCCGAGAGTGCGGCGCATGCTCGTGGTTGTTCCTCGATCTCTCGCGGAGCAGGTCCCGACGATGGTGCTCAATGGCCACTTGTGGAAATCGCGCAAAAGCACAACGCCACTACTATACGATGAGAGCGACATATTGA
- a CDS encoding CGNR zinc finger domain-containing protein, whose product MENTASRAKRFLIPTQPEGLSVDFVNTRYWRGTDTPTETFATIDDLLAWCRDCAGIPASMIESFRATHLPDEKTALASAIALREVLYRLYLSNAEGVEPDKKDLAVLREYLNSVAPRSELSRSGGRYEWGIDGQHVDLTCLLSPVLWSAVDLLGGTRLGKLKRCANDQCKWLFVDDSKNGSRRWCSMSSCGNRAKAHRHYHSKPG is encoded by the coding sequence ATGGAAAACACAGCTTCACGCGCCAAGCGCTTTCTGATTCCGACCCAGCCCGAAGGGCTGAGCGTCGACTTCGTCAACACAAGATATTGGCGAGGAACCGACACACCAACCGAAACGTTCGCAACAATTGACGATTTATTGGCGTGGTGCAGGGATTGCGCGGGAATTCCCGCATCGATGATCGAGTCGTTTCGCGCAACACACCTGCCGGACGAAAAGACCGCGCTTGCGAGCGCGATTGCTCTGCGCGAGGTGCTGTACCGTCTTTATCTGTCCAATGCGGAAGGCGTAGAGCCAGACAAAAAAGATCTCGCGGTGCTGCGCGAATACCTGAACAGCGTGGCGCCGCGTAGCGAATTGTCACGTTCTGGCGGACGGTATGAGTGGGGCATCGACGGCCAACACGTCGACTTGACTTGCCTACTAAGCCCCGTACTCTGGTCAGCCGTCGACTTGCTTGGCGGAACACGTCTCGGCAAGCTCAAGCGCTGCGCGAATGATCAATGCAAGTGGTTGTTCGTGGACGACAGCAAGAATGGAAGTCGACGTTGGTGTTCGATGTCATCCTGCGGCAATCGCGCGAAGGCGCATCGGCATTACCACAGCAAGCCGGGGTAA
- a CDS encoding heparin lyase I family protein, translated as MKPIHIIAVIALSMLTASASAQAIFHADYEDGTVSSGYPTQGQKRVEVPGIEPGLATARDAAYVVVGGARNTAYAVANKVVLDDPAYVGGGFPRSEFGLGRIAGASYRDGDHGVYTFSMLLKDLVPSVKGTRKAPSEDVLWQFKHHGGGHDIHLALQGTQLKLGWGGNVHKMVVIDNVMPYVNQWIDFRFDILWKSDNTGGLTFEMQLPGETRLGHTVAMEGLQTYVTASPDGTPWTGIGSVQFGVYRNGANSAAGDTKTLIVYHDEVTATNFTAKP; from the coding sequence ATGAAACCGATTCATATAATTGCTGTGATCGCTCTTTCGATGCTCACCGCATCCGCCTCGGCGCAGGCAATCTTTCACGCCGACTACGAAGATGGCACCGTGAGCTCTGGATACCCGACGCAAGGCCAGAAGCGCGTCGAGGTTCCTGGTATCGAACCGGGTCTCGCTACCGCCCGGGATGCTGCTTATGTGGTGGTCGGCGGCGCCCGTAACACGGCTTATGCGGTCGCGAACAAGGTGGTTCTGGATGACCCTGCATATGTGGGCGGCGGCTTTCCTCGCAGCGAGTTCGGGCTTGGACGCATCGCAGGCGCCAGTTACCGCGACGGCGACCACGGCGTATACACCTTCAGCATGCTGCTCAAAGATCTCGTGCCCTCCGTGAAAGGAACCCGCAAAGCGCCTTCCGAGGATGTGCTCTGGCAGTTCAAACATCACGGCGGCGGACACGATATCCATCTCGCGCTTCAAGGTACACAACTCAAACTCGGTTGGGGTGGCAATGTCCATAAGATGGTAGTCATCGACAATGTCATGCCATATGTGAACCAGTGGATAGATTTCCGCTTCGATATACTCTGGAAGAGCGACAACACTGGCGGCCTCACCTTCGAAATGCAACTGCCCGGAGAAACCAGATTAGGACACACCGTCGCTATGGAGGGCCTACAGACGTATGTGACCGCGAGTCCTGACGGCACGCCGTGGACCGGCATCGGTTCTGTCCAGTTTGGCGTGTATCGCAATGGAGCAAATTCTGCGGCCGGTGACACAAAGACGCTCATCGTCTACCACGATGAAGTCACCGCAACCAACTTCACCGCCAAGCCTTAG
- a CDS encoding LysR family transcriptional regulator → MDTNRLDLNLLVTLETLLAEQNVTHAARRLHLSQPAVSAQLARLRDLFDDPLLIPAQRGMTSTAKADELLAPLRDALDQVRATVGRHVHFDPAQARLTVAIACTDYLEAALVQPLVLQLRQQAPGVRVAVRFLDMPQLAAQMARGEVDLALMTPRDAPTNLRSRHLFDERYVLIGRLGHPRLRRKLTAAQFAQLEHIIVSLRGGDFSTPVDDILASLGLQRNVVLSAASFLVVPDIVARSDLVALVPQRLVRDRVDALMIVDCPIPVPSFEVSMLWHERSHGHASQRWVRESLRALVASWGEPAKITRR, encoded by the coding sequence ATGGATACCAACCGGTTGGACCTGAATTTACTTGTCACCCTAGAAACCTTGCTGGCAGAGCAGAACGTGACGCACGCCGCGCGCCGCTTGCATCTGAGCCAACCGGCAGTGAGCGCACAGCTCGCGCGCCTGCGCGATCTGTTCGACGATCCGTTGCTGATTCCGGCGCAGCGTGGCATGACTTCCACAGCAAAGGCCGATGAACTTCTGGCGCCTCTACGTGATGCTTTAGACCAAGTGCGCGCCACGGTGGGCCGTCATGTGCACTTCGATCCTGCGCAGGCCCGCCTGACTGTGGCTATCGCCTGCACGGACTATCTGGAGGCTGCATTGGTGCAGCCGCTGGTATTGCAGTTGCGCCAACAAGCGCCCGGCGTGAGGGTTGCGGTGCGTTTCCTGGACATGCCGCAACTAGCAGCGCAGATGGCCCGCGGGGAGGTAGACCTCGCGTTGATGACGCCCCGCGACGCCCCGACCAACCTGCGCAGCCGTCACCTGTTCGACGAGCGCTACGTGCTGATAGGCCGTCTCGGCCACCCGCGTCTGCGCCGCAAGCTCACGGCGGCACAATTTGCACAGCTGGAGCACATCATCGTGTCGCTGCGCGGCGGCGATTTCTCCACGCCCGTGGATGATATTTTGGCGAGCCTAGGTCTCCAGCGCAACGTGGTGCTGTCCGCGGCCTCGTTCCTGGTTGTGCCTGACATCGTGGCCCGCTCCGACCTCGTCGCTCTAGTACCGCAACGACTCGTGCGCGATCGGGTCGACGCGTTGATGATCGTTGACTGCCCTATTCCCGTGCCGAGCTTCGAGGTGAGCATGCTTTGGCATGAGCGAAGCCACGGACATGCCTCCCAGCGCTGGGTGCGCGAGTCGCTGAGGGCACTGGTCGCCAGCTGGGGCGAACCCGCGAAGATAACGCGACGATAG
- a CDS encoding NmrA/HSCARG family protein: MSHLSSMPLITVAGASSKQGRSVASTLLDSGRYRVRALARSVDSEPMRELARRGAEVVVAPLEAGRKAQFAAALRGSHGAFLMTPPIAPVPPPGRPELALGMELADAALAAGVEHVVWSSLENVDDRTGGTLWAPHFTEKALVEAYLRTLPLHSSFIQLAFFYSNFLEHYLPRPQTDGGLSFPVYLPPDTPVPFVDPLTATGPAVMAHFDNPESYSGRTLPVIGEVLTARELVETFVRVSGVRAHYTSAYTREDLLKNFPAFGADEWLVRELVGMVTYAVEYGYYAPDRDLAWSRRNDPTALTWEDFLRRSGWRGEHMSFGVAIGT, translated from the coding sequence ATGTCCCATTTATCATCAATGCCTCTGATTACCGTAGCTGGTGCCTCCAGCAAGCAAGGCCGCAGCGTGGCCAGCACGCTGCTGGATAGCGGTCGCTATCGAGTGCGCGCTTTGGCGCGAAGCGTCGATAGCGAACCGATGCGCGAACTGGCCCGGCGCGGCGCCGAGGTCGTCGTCGCACCGCTGGAAGCGGGGCGCAAAGCGCAGTTTGCCGCGGCTTTGCGAGGCTCGCACGGCGCTTTTTTGATGACGCCGCCAATTGCGCCCGTACCGCCGCCGGGCCGTCCCGAATTAGCGCTGGGCATGGAGCTGGCTGACGCGGCGCTCGCCGCGGGCGTGGAGCATGTCGTCTGGAGTAGTCTCGAAAATGTCGACGATCGCACTGGCGGCACTCTGTGGGCGCCACACTTCACCGAGAAGGCCCTAGTGGAAGCCTACCTGCGCACACTGCCGCTTCACAGTTCATTCATCCAACTTGCCTTTTTCTACAGCAACTTTCTTGAGCACTATCTGCCCCGCCCCCAAACTGACGGCGGCTTGAGTTTCCCGGTTTACCTACCGCCCGACACGCCCGTGCCGTTCGTTGATCCGCTGACCGCGACCGGTCCGGCGGTGATGGCGCACTTCGACAATCCGGAGTCGTATTCCGGCCGAACATTACCTGTCATCGGTGAGGTACTGACTGCGCGCGAACTTGTGGAAACATTCGTGCGCGTTTCGGGGGTGCGTGCGCACTACACGTCTGCATACACACGCGAGGATTTGCTAAAGAACTTCCCCGCATTCGGTGCCGACGAGTGGCTGGTACGCGAGCTCGTGGGAATGGTTACCTACGCGGTCGAATACGGGTACTACGCACCCGACCGGGACCTGGCATGGAGCCGACGAAATGATCCGACCGCACTGACCTGGGAAGACTTTCTTCGACGAAGTGGTTGGCGGGGAGAGCATATGAGCTTCGGTGTTGCAATCGGCACATAG
- a CDS encoding quinone oxidoreductase family protein produces MNAIQFQTFGNPDMLNYLALARPAAEAGSAIIQVKSASVNPSDVVNISGHFEHTLLPRIPGRDFSGVVVDGPAAWLGAEVWGTGGDIGFTRDGSHAEFIRIPVEALVRKPAALSHEQASAIGVNFIAAWLGTVEYAQLRAGETIAVLGASGGVGGAVTQIAKALGCTVIGIDRVAPADNSPAARLLDEYLPLDESAQRRIQALGGVDVVYNAAGGTAFEFALGLVKRRGRVVVISASGKRRVDFDLIDFYHNETQLIGVDSAKLGVAESAPLMAKLVNGFDSGRYEAPVIAQRYTLQEARQAYAAVAAGTRGRVVINM; encoded by the coding sequence ATGAACGCCATCCAGTTCCAGACTTTCGGCAACCCGGACATGCTCAACTACCTGGCGCTCGCCAGGCCTGCGGCCGAGGCCGGCAGCGCCATCATTCAAGTCAAGAGCGCTTCCGTCAATCCCAGCGATGTGGTCAACATCTCCGGCCATTTCGAGCACACCCTGCTGCCGCGCATTCCCGGCCGCGATTTCAGCGGCGTGGTAGTGGACGGTCCCGCCGCCTGGCTCGGCGCCGAGGTCTGGGGCACCGGCGGCGACATCGGCTTCACACGCGATGGCAGCCACGCCGAATTCATCCGCATCCCGGTCGAAGCGCTGGTGCGCAAGCCGGCCGCCCTCAGCCACGAACAAGCGTCCGCCATCGGCGTCAACTTCATCGCTGCCTGGCTCGGCACGGTCGAGTACGCCCAGCTGCGTGCCGGCGAAACCATCGCGGTGCTGGGCGCCAGCGGCGGCGTCGGCGGCGCCGTCACGCAGATCGCCAAGGCGTTGGGTTGCACCGTGATCGGCATCGACCGGGTCGCTCCCGCCGACAATTCGCCGGCGGCGCGCTTGCTGGATGAATACCTGCCGCTGGACGAAAGCGCCCAGCGCCGCATCCAGGCCCTGGGCGGCGTCGACGTCGTCTATAACGCTGCGGGCGGAACCGCTTTCGAGTTTGCGCTGGGACTGGTGAAGCGGCGCGGCCGGGTGGTGGTCATCAGCGCCAGCGGCAAGCGCCGCGTCGATTTCGACCTGATCGATTTTTATCACAACGAGACGCAGCTGATCGGCGTCGACAGCGCCAAGCTCGGCGTCGCCGAATCGGCGCCATTGATGGCCAAGCTGGTGAATGGCTTCGACAGCGGCAGATACGAGGCGCCAGTGATCGCCCAACGCTACACGCTGCAGGAAGCGCGCCAGGCCTATGCAGCGGTGGCGGCCGGCACGCGTGGCCGCGTCGTGATCAATATGTGA
- a CDS encoding GNAT family N-acetyltransferase: protein MILTAPDLAHILEFAEASHLRSQADAFRTWSGDTRARAVAVCGGVAVLTDPAFGRKLNHVTGAGMDAPFKASELAELESMYAAQELETQIDLCPHAHGGMLALLAERGYSVNAFSNTYVRSLAVPDADRVAASDIEVSDDQAWVSARFAVHSVAGFSVQAVNRPPALLEALAQIALHRDDTRFFAASIDGQIAGTAGMSLIGTPAGLLAHLYIASTLPAWRGRGVQLALLHARLKAARSAGCTLASVTARPANASARNTERAGFSLAYTKATFSKRPA, encoded by the coding sequence ATGATCCTGACCGCCCCTGATCTTGCCCACATACTGGAATTTGCCGAAGCCAGCCATTTACGCAGTCAAGCCGACGCTTTCCGCACATGGAGCGGCGATACGCGCGCCCGCGCCGTTGCGGTCTGCGGCGGCGTTGCGGTGCTGACCGACCCTGCCTTTGGACGCAAGCTGAACCACGTCACTGGCGCCGGCATGGATGCGCCGTTCAAGGCAAGCGAACTGGCCGAGCTGGAAAGCATGTATGCCGCGCAGGAGCTGGAGACACAGATAGATCTCTGCCCGCACGCACACGGCGGCATGCTGGCATTGCTGGCCGAGCGCGGCTACTCGGTCAACGCTTTCAGCAATACTTACGTGCGCAGCCTGGCCGTGCCTGATGCAGACAGAGTTGCAGCCAGCGATATCGAAGTGAGCGACGACCAGGCCTGGGTCAGCGCCAGGTTTGCGGTGCATTCGGTGGCGGGATTTTCGGTACAGGCGGTGAATCGCCCTCCCGCCTTGCTGGAAGCGCTGGCGCAGATCGCACTGCATCGCGACGACACGCGTTTTTTTGCCGCAAGCATAGACGGCCAGATTGCTGGGACGGCGGGCATGAGCCTGATCGGCACGCCAGCCGGCCTGCTGGCGCATTTGTATATCGCCAGCACCCTGCCAGCCTGGCGCGGACGCGGGGTGCAACTGGCGCTCTTGCATGCCAGGCTGAAGGCGGCGCGTAGCGCCGGCTGCACGCTGGCCAGCGTCACCGCGCGGCCGGCCAACGCCAGTGCGCGCAACACCGAACGCGCGGGCTTCAGCCTGGCTTACACCAAGGCCACTTTCAGCAAGCGCCCCGCCTGA
- a CDS encoding AraC family transcriptional regulator → MSKATPPDLHNDAAEGNAVARHYLRGERIDPHSHAWGQVLFAVAGVMWVEVGREAFVVPPRRAVWIPAGTEHSIHMMSAVRMRNLYLPTRSTGHLNRRSDLFEVSGLLRELIIMIAEYQGRHDDAYLKAAYKLVLLELARAPRSSLRIPMPEASDRRLERLCRAVIENPSIDFSFVHYADNAGASVRTLSRLFRQQLGMGFAEWRRQVQLAVAMSRLAEGQPVSQIARSLGYLPSSFSDMFRRALGAAPGAFVASETLGAMLAEDSDAAPMPFTQ, encoded by the coding sequence TTGTCCAAGGCCACTCCTCCCGATTTGCACAACGACGCCGCCGAAGGCAATGCGGTGGCGCGCCACTATCTGCGCGGCGAGCGGATCGACCCGCATTCCCATGCCTGGGGCCAGGTGCTGTTCGCCGTGGCCGGGGTGATGTGGGTGGAAGTCGGGCGCGAGGCATTCGTCGTGCCGCCGCGGCGCGCGGTATGGATTCCGGCCGGGACCGAGCACTCCATCCACATGATGAGCGCGGTACGGATGCGCAATCTGTACCTGCCGACCCGCAGCACCGGCCACCTGAATCGCCGCAGCGATCTGTTCGAAGTCAGCGGCCTACTGCGGGAACTGATCATCATGATAGCGGAATATCAAGGCAGGCATGACGACGCCTACCTGAAGGCGGCCTACAAGCTGGTACTGCTGGAACTGGCGCGGGCGCCGCGCTCGTCGCTGCGGATCCCGATGCCGGAAGCTTCTGACCGGCGCCTGGAGCGCTTGTGCCGGGCGGTGATCGAGAATCCGTCGATCGACTTCAGCTTTGTCCACTATGCCGACAATGCCGGCGCCAGCGTGCGCACCTTGTCGCGCCTGTTCCGGCAGCAGCTGGGGATGGGCTTCGCCGAATGGCGCCGCCAAGTGCAGCTGGCGGTTGCCATGTCGCGCCTGGCGGAAGGCCAGCCGGTCAGCCAGATCGCTCGCTCCCTAGGCTATTTGCCAAGCAGTTTCAGCGATATGTTCCGGCGCGCCTTGGGCGCCGCGCCCGGCGCATTCGTGGCCAGCGAAACCCTGGGCGCGATGCTGGCAGAAGACAGCGACGCCGCGCCAATGCCATTCACACAATAA
- a CDS encoding VOC family protein gives MIDHLSLGVSELDRSRQFYDATLGALGYRRLSADDSSLAYGAGKTTLWLSKTGHPVVVNEESGFHLSFSAMTPVHVDAFYRAALDNGGGDNGRPGLRDKYSAGYYAAFVLDPDGYHLEAHCELTGTGQ, from the coding sequence ATGATCGATCACCTTTCGCTCGGCGTTTCTGAACTCGATCGGAGTCGCCAGTTTTACGACGCCACGCTAGGCGCCCTCGGCTACCGTCGGCTTAGCGCTGACGACTCGTCGCTTGCCTATGGAGCGGGCAAGACGACGTTGTGGCTGTCTAAGACGGGGCATCCGGTCGTGGTGAATGAAGAATCCGGCTTTCACCTGTCGTTTTCTGCAATGACACCGGTACATGTTGACGCGTTTTACCGTGCCGCCCTCGACAACGGTGGTGGCGACAACGGTAGGCCTGGCTTGCGCGATAAATACAGCGCGGGCTATTACGCAGCATTCGTGCTCGATCCTGACGGATACCACCTCGAAGCGCATTGCGAATTGACGGGGACGGGGCAATGA